One Akkermansiaceae bacterium genomic region harbors:
- a CDS encoding glycosyltransferase → MRLLLVFLKEPVAGEVKTRLAADVGHDDATRYYKALVEVLLRQLQGLHDCRIRFCYTPDDADDAVRFWLLPAMRATSSATDGLYLAPSSMAVDTLTQEVDFRPQGAGNLGERLHRAFGEGFANGFSEISVIGSDCPECGARWINAAFSRLASASGRDVIIGPSNDGGYYLLALKAPAPGLFRNIPWSSKDVFDATSDAAVASGLSLETLPMLSDVDDLTDWNRILAGPLGAALKKALGEPLDETLPACPQGSDGHFEH, encoded by the coding sequence ATGCGATTATTATTGGTCTTCCTCAAAGAGCCTGTTGCCGGTGAAGTCAAAACCCGCCTGGCCGCTGATGTGGGGCATGATGATGCCACCAGATACTACAAGGCACTAGTCGAAGTGCTGCTTAGGCAGCTGCAGGGGCTCCATGATTGCCGGATCAGGTTTTGCTACACGCCTGACGATGCTGACGATGCGGTCCGTTTCTGGCTGCTGCCGGCCATGCGGGCTACTTCGTCCGCCACCGATGGACTCTACCTGGCACCTTCTTCGATGGCGGTAGACACCCTGACACAAGAAGTGGATTTCCGTCCCCAGGGGGCCGGCAACCTGGGTGAACGGCTCCATCGCGCTTTCGGAGAGGGCTTTGCCAATGGTTTCAGCGAAATATCGGTTATTGGATCCGATTGCCCTGAGTGTGGCGCACGCTGGATCAATGCGGCCTTTTCCCGTTTAGCCTCGGCATCAGGACGTGATGTCATCATCGGCCCGAGCAACGACGGCGGATACTACCTGCTGGCCCTCAAGGCTCCTGCCCCCGGACTTTTCAGAAACATCCCGTGGAGCAGTAAGGATGTTTTCGACGCAACATCAGACGCTGCCGTGGCATCCGGTCTCAGCCTTGAAACACTCCCCATGCTGTCTGACGTCGATGACCTCACCGACTGGAACCGCATCCTTGCCGGACCACTGGGGGCGGCATTGAAAAAAGCACTCGGTGAACCGCTCGACGAGACCTTGCCTGCTTGTCCACAGGGCTCAGATGGCCATTTTGAGCATTAA
- a CDS encoding DNA translocase FtsK → MAAPRNKLRNSPKDRKPWPNEVLGILLCALGLLLFLALVSYSPADMNTQAERQGVENWIGVVGVYLGFLGFQILGVAAHLLPLVLLWMGVSKLLFDARASWRTWLGCAVFLFSASALLAVQGWMFHDLESTVLFQGWVSDFHVKGPGGWIGYGVGTKLLEALLNKPGAILVLLCVYVVSLILLTGLHPIEFTRGLFRHALYWWQGRKQRKLDAAEKASALEQLRMKRDNRFATGKGGEAAASPSASPAAGRNKTASHSKQEEDNSPQAELPLREVPEPQIVDASRARKRSADLGAKPFGKKKLDHTGLSTDEYENYELPGFDLLNIPEHEEPDVEADKSELVAVQKTIIDTLKAFGVEVTAGNITRGPTITRYEVYPSMGLRVSRITQLEADLARATKAERINILAPVPGSDTVGIEIANNEKVAVPLHELLQDPAFVSAKKKIPLALGKDVYGNTVIGDLAAMPHLLVAGATGSGKSVCINSIISSILFKFSPNELRFIMVDPKVVEMQMYNSLPHLAVPVVTDPNKVIAALRWVVNEMERRYRIFAECGVRNFDGFNSRELPKKEEPDPESENQEEEEEESYDAEHIESIAKALTDGELGPPALDGSDDDDEEEAIPDRIPYIVVIIDELADLMQTAPADMEMNIARIAQKARAAGIHLIVATQTPRADVVTGIIKANIPSRIAFQVSSGLDSRVILDTKGADKLVGKGDMLYLAPGSAKLERAQGAFISDQEVEDLVKFCSNQVEQKFESSVQEHIESGGADEEEEVSDADEEIVQKCLEVIRQEKKASTSLLQRRLRLGYTRAARMMDILEQRGIIGPGEGAKPREILINVGQDEA, encoded by the coding sequence ATGGCAGCCCCCCGCAACAAACTGAGAAATTCCCCAAAGGATCGCAAACCCTGGCCGAACGAGGTGTTGGGGATTCTGCTCTGTGCACTGGGGCTGCTGCTATTTCTTGCACTCGTGTCGTATTCCCCCGCCGATATGAATACGCAGGCCGAAAGGCAGGGGGTGGAAAACTGGATCGGCGTGGTAGGGGTCTATCTGGGTTTTTTGGGCTTTCAAATACTGGGGGTGGCCGCGCATTTGTTACCTTTGGTCCTCCTGTGGATGGGTGTTTCCAAGTTACTATTCGATGCCAGGGCTTCTTGGCGCACATGGCTGGGATGTGCGGTGTTCCTCTTCAGTGCATCAGCTCTTCTGGCCGTCCAAGGCTGGATGTTTCACGATCTGGAATCCACCGTGCTCTTTCAGGGCTGGGTGAGTGACTTCCATGTCAAGGGGCCAGGCGGGTGGATAGGTTATGGTGTCGGTACCAAGCTCCTCGAAGCGCTGTTAAACAAACCTGGTGCTATCCTTGTTCTCCTCTGTGTCTATGTGGTCAGCCTGATTTTGCTGACGGGACTGCACCCGATCGAGTTTACCCGTGGATTGTTCCGGCATGCCCTCTACTGGTGGCAGGGGCGCAAACAGCGAAAGCTTGATGCCGCTGAAAAAGCTTCAGCCTTGGAGCAACTTCGCATGAAGCGTGACAATCGGTTTGCCACTGGCAAAGGCGGAGAAGCTGCTGCTTCTCCATCGGCCTCCCCGGCTGCGGGCCGGAACAAGACGGCATCCCATTCCAAACAGGAAGAGGACAACAGCCCTCAGGCGGAACTTCCACTCAGGGAAGTTCCCGAACCTCAGATCGTTGATGCCTCGCGGGCCCGCAAACGGTCTGCGGACCTGGGGGCCAAACCTTTTGGCAAAAAGAAACTCGACCACACAGGGCTTAGCACGGATGAGTATGAAAACTATGAACTCCCCGGCTTTGATCTGCTCAATATCCCTGAGCACGAGGAGCCCGATGTCGAGGCCGATAAAAGTGAACTGGTGGCTGTCCAAAAAACCATCATCGATACCCTCAAGGCATTTGGGGTGGAGGTAACGGCCGGAAACATTACCCGTGGACCAACCATTACCCGCTACGAGGTTTATCCAAGTATGGGGCTTCGTGTCAGCCGGATCACCCAGCTCGAAGCTGATCTTGCGCGTGCCACCAAAGCAGAACGTATCAACATCCTGGCCCCCGTGCCTGGCTCCGACACCGTGGGTATTGAGATCGCTAACAATGAAAAAGTCGCCGTGCCACTGCACGAACTTCTTCAGGACCCGGCTTTCGTGAGTGCCAAGAAGAAAATTCCACTCGCACTCGGAAAAGATGTCTACGGCAACACGGTCATCGGCGATCTCGCTGCCATGCCGCACTTGTTGGTGGCGGGTGCCACCGGCTCCGGTAAGTCAGTGTGTATCAACTCGATCATTTCCAGTATCCTGTTCAAGTTCAGCCCGAACGAGCTGCGCTTTATCATGGTCGACCCCAAGGTGGTGGAAATGCAGATGTATAATTCACTGCCCCACCTAGCCGTGCCGGTGGTGACCGATCCTAACAAGGTCATCGCGGCATTGCGCTGGGTCGTCAACGAAATGGAACGACGCTACCGCATTTTTGCCGAGTGTGGTGTGCGTAACTTCGATGGTTTCAACAGCAGGGAACTGCCTAAAAAAGAAGAGCCCGATCCCGAATCGGAAAACCAGGAAGAGGAAGAAGAGGAGAGCTACGACGCCGAGCACATCGAGTCCATTGCCAAGGCACTCACCGATGGTGAACTCGGGCCACCGGCCTTGGACGGCTCGGATGACGACGATGAAGAGGAAGCCATCCCCGACCGCATTCCCTACATCGTGGTGATCATCGACGAGCTTGCCGACCTGATGCAAACCGCTCCAGCCGACATGGAGATGAACATCGCCCGCATCGCCCAGAAAGCCCGCGCCGCCGGTATCCATCTGATTGTCGCTACCCAAACACCACGCGCCGATGTCGTGACAGGGATCATCAAGGCAAACATCCCGAGCCGTATTGCCTTCCAGGTCTCCAGCGGTCTCGACTCCCGCGTGATCCTCGATACCAAGGGGGCCGACAAGCTCGTTGGCAAGGGGGACATGCTCTACCTCGCACCCGGCTCCGCCAAATTGGAACGTGCGCAGGGTGCCTTTATTTCCGATCAAGAAGTCGAGGACCTTGTGAAGTTCTGCTCAAACCAGGTGGAACAAAAATTCGAAAGCTCCGTGCAGGAACACA